The genomic interval TTTCCTCTATTTGGATTTATAAGGGTTAAAATTATTCTTCAGACCAATACTATTTTTGGAACTAAAATCAGATTTATTTGCGATTCTGATAAATACCATCAATTCAATAATCGAATAAATACAGGATCTCTCCCTATTGACCCTTCATTAAATTAAGCTTCGTCTAAATCTAGAATTTGCCAATATTTTTTTAATAATATACTTAGTATTGCCGATTCTCTATTATTTTTTAAGATTTAATTGCTTACAATATAAATTGCAATAAATTGTTTCTATTAAAAAACAAGATAAAAGCCTTTCACTCTGAATACAGTCAGGTTACTTTACGATTCTGGATATAAACGCTAAGTTTAAATACAAAGTATCATGGCAGATATTTGAAACTTAAAAGGGATTGAAAATTCTTAACTTTCATTCACTTTATTTACTTTACAAGAGATCCTTTATTGAGCCTGGAGAACAGTCTCTGAATCCAGTTCTTTAGGTATCGTTAGAAAATATTTAACTTCCCTTCTGGTAAAATAGTCAATGGCAATAATTTCTGAAAGTCTTTTAACGGTATTGTTTTTTGTCCGGATTTTGACTTCAGAATCTCCAAGTTCATATGCAGAAAATGATAACTCGTTTTCCGAAACCAAAAGCTTGGAATCAATAATATCTAAATTAAATAAATGTTTTGTTTTTGTTCGTAATTCTTTAATCCAATCAAGATCAAAATGTTCATTAGACAAAATATTTTTAAAAAACTTTCTGGACAACAGGCAACTTGAAAGATATGAAACAAATTCATTGTTGGAATCTACACATTGCTTTAATAATAATTCAATATCCGTATCATCAATTTTTTGATAATACTTTAATAGTTCTGTTGCATTATTATCGATATTGAAACTTTGTGGCAATTGCATAAAATAAGATAAACCTGTGGTGTGAACCGGATCAATTTTAAGGGTTTTGCAGGATACCAATAATACCTGCAACATATGCTCAGCAACCAGGGATGTTTTATGCATATACACTTGCCAATACATTAATCGTCTTGCGGCCAGGTAATTCTCAATGGATAATGCTGCTTTTTCCTCAAAGATTAATTGTTCATCTGCAACATCCATCATGGATAAAATTCGATCATTTCCGATAGTACCTTCCACAACGCCTGAATAAAAGCTATCGCGATTCAAATAATCCATCCGGTCTACATCTAATTGGCTTGCTACCAACTGATAAAAAAATGGCCTTGAATAGAACCCCTGAAATATATCGAGTGCAAGTTGCAACTTACCTTGAAATTGCAAATTCAGCTCTTTCATTATTAACACCGTTAATACCTCATGATCTACAGGCACAAGACTATGTTCTAATACATGAGAAAAAGGACCATGTCCAATATCATGTAAAAGTGCTGCAATTTGAGCAGCTTCAAATTCTTCCTGTGAAATGATTTGTCCCTTTAGCTTTAGGATTTCCAGGGATTTTGTCATGAGGTGAAAAGCACCTAATGCATGATGAAATCTTGTATGAACAGCCCCAGGAT from Saprospiraceae bacterium carries:
- a CDS encoding HD domain-containing protein, which produces MSTIKIFNDPIYGFIQVPNGILIELIDHPWFQRLRRIKQLGLSHFVYPGAVHTRFHHALGAFHLMTKSLEILKLKGQIISQEEFEAAQIAALLHDIGHGPFSHVLEHSLVPVDHEVLTVLIMKELNLQFQGKLQLALDIFQGFYSRPFFYQLVASQLDVDRMDYLNRDSFYSGVVEGTIGNDRILSMMDVADEQLIFEEKAALSIENYLAARRLMYWQVYMHKTSLVAEHMLQVLLVSCKTLKIDPVHTTGLSYFMQLPQSFNIDNNATELLKYYQKIDDTDIELLLKQCVDSNNEFVSYLSSCLLSRKFFKNILSNEHFDLDWIKELRTKTKHLFNLDIIDSKLLVSENELSFSAYELGDSEVKIRTKNNTVKRLSEIIAIDYFTRREVKYFLTIPKELDSETVLQAQ